One window of the Gavia stellata isolate bGavSte3 chromosome 9, bGavSte3.hap2, whole genome shotgun sequence genome contains the following:
- the LOC104250426 gene encoding lysosomal acid lipase/cholesteryl ester hydrolase produces MNVSEIIRYHGYPSEEYQVTTEDGYILGVFRIPAGRNSQNTGKKPAVLLHHGTLGDSIHWISNLPNNSLGFILADAGYDVWMGNTRGDTWSLKHKTLKPCQKEFWQFSFDEIGKYDIPAELYFIMNKTGQKNVYYVGHSEASTAGLIAFSTYPELAQRVKVFFALGPVATITHATSPLVTFTRLPQSLIRLLLGCKGVLHQNELLKGPLTRICRSLGKVCGSIFCYIAGGTIQNLNTSRIDTYVGHYPAGTSVQNIIHWHQLTRADRFQAYDYGSKENMKKYNQSTPPAYQIEKISTPTAVWSGGHDKFADPKDMAKLLPRITNLIYHEHFPAWGHLDFIWGLDATERISIPHIPSETEVLSHENPKTGDTNFSVEVLLIFV; encoded by the exons ATGAACGTT AGTGAAATTATCAGATATCATGGATACCCCAGTGAGGAATATCAAGTTACGACGGAGGATGGATACATTCTTGGTGTTTTCAGAATTCCTGCTGGGAGGAACAGCCAAAATACAG ggaaaaagccTGCAGTCTTGCTACACCATGGTACTTTAGGAGATTCTATTCACTGGATTTCTAACCTGCCCAACAACAGCCTAGGCTTCATCCTCGCAGATGCTGGCTATGATGTCTGGATGGGAAACACCCGAGGAGACACCTGGTCTTTAAAACACAAGACCCTTAAACCCTGCCAGAAAGAGTTCTGGCAGTTCAG CTTCGATGAGATAGGTAAATACGATATTCCAGCAGAGCTGTACTTCATCATGAATAAAACTGGACAGAAAAATGTATACTATGTTGGTCACTCAGAGGCTTCAACTGCAG GCTTGATAGCATTTTCTACTTATCCTGAGTTGGCTCAAAGGGTTAAAGTATTCTTTGCTTTGGGACCAGTAGCCACAATCACACATGCTACCAGTCCTCTGGTAACATTTACACGTCTTCCCCAATCATTGATCAGG TTACTACTGGGCTGCAAAGGAGTTCTTCACCAGAATGAACTGCTGAAAGGGCCTCTAACACGGATCTGCAGATCTCTGGGAAAAGTTTGTGGCAGTATCTTCTGCTACATAGCTGGGGGCACAATACAAAATTTGAACACG aGTCGAATAGATACATACGTAGGACATTACCCTGCTGGAACATCAGTACAGAACATTATTCATTGGCATCAG CTAACACGTGCAGACCGATTTCAAGCTTATGACTACGGCTCTaaggaaaacatgaagaaatacaaCCAG TCTACTCCTCCTGCATACCAGATAGAGAAGATAAGCACACCAACTGCTGTTTGGAGCGGTGGACATGACAAATTTGCAGATCCGAAAGACATGGCAAAGCTACTTCCTCGGATTACTAACCTCATTTACCATGAGCATTTTCCTGCTTGGGGACATCTTGATTTCATCTGGGGCCTTGATGCGACTGAGAGAAT ATCAATACCACATATTCCATCTGAGACAGAGGTGTTATCCCATGAAAACCCAAAAACGGGAGATACTAATTTCTCTGTTGAAGTATTACTGATCTTTGTTTAA